CTAACTTTACTGTTAGTCCTAAATTTCAGAGATGTTTCTTTTCATTTCCTGCTTTAAGGAATGGATTATTGGGAGGATGTAGACCCTTTGCTGGTTTTGATGGTTGTCATCTTAAAGGACCATATGGTGGAGTTTTGCTATCGGCAGTTGCATTAGATGCAAATAATGGCCTATTTCCAGTTGCAATCGCTATTGTTGAGAGTGAACAAAATAAAACCCGGAGATGGTTTTTCTATTGGTTAAATGATTTTGTTGGTGCTTGGCCTCGTGACAAGCCATGGACATCTATGAGTGATAGACAGAAGGTGAGTAAATTATGTTGTACTCCTTCCGTTTTAATTTACGTGAACCCATTTGATTGGGAAcatagtttaagaaaagagagaagacttttgaacttgtggtgtaaaatgaggcacatatattgtgtggctataaatcattgcataaaggtaaattgtttccaaataagtaAAGAGGTCATTTTTTTTGGCatgaactaaaaagaaaatagattcacataaattgaaacggagggagggAGTATTTATTTTacatataatatttttagatatttatACACCCACAATCTGATTTGTTCTTACTTATGTATTTAGGGACTCCATCAAGCATATGAAAAGATCATTCCATTTGTGAGTGGAAGATATTGTGCTAGACATATATATGCCAACTTCAAGGCACAATACCCAGGACTCCTTCTAAGAAACTACTTTTGGCGAGCTGCAAAAAGTTATGAAGTTAAGTACTTCAATGAGGCAATGAAAATGATTAAGCAAATTAATTCAAAGGCGTGGGAGTACTTATCTAAAATTGATAAGAGAACTTGGGCAAGGCATACTTTTGATCCTATGGTAAAGACTgatcacataacaaataatataAGCGAGTCTTTCAATTCTTGGATAGATGAGTTGAGGGGAAAGCCTATTTTGATGCTTGTAGATGGTCTAAGGGCCAAACTAATGACTAGACTTCAGACAAGATACCATAAAGGTCGTGGCTGGGAAAGTGGAGTACCACCAACTATAATTGAGAAATTAAATAAGGCTAAAAAGGACTCAAGAAAATAATGCACTTCTACTAATGGGTTTGAGGTTATTGACAAAGATAAACACTATATAGTTAATCTTGATACAAGAACATGTCAGTGTGGCGTATTTCAGATTTCAGGATTACCTTGTAAACATGCTGCTCTTGGTATTGCCCACAAGAGAGATTTGATGGAGGCATACTGTTATCCAATGTTAAAGACGGAAGCTTATCTCAAAGAGCAGCTGATGAATGTGATCGATGTAACTTCCCAATCGAAGAGATCATGTACATTAAGATGTTCGAATTGCAAATATTTTGGACATAATAAAAGAACTTGTCAGGGGGCTCCAGTTAGAGCAAAAGAAAAAAAGGTGCAAAACTTTCATGCCTTGAATTAGAAAATACAATagattgcatatatatatatatatatatatatgtatcaagtATACTAATTTATTTTGTTTACGACTCGAAGGGGAAGGGGTATGGCCGATACAACAGCTCCTAATGCATCACTTAATGGAGATACTATTCCTCCCAGGCAACGAAAGCATGTTGCCAAAAACAAAATCTGTTGCAACTGGACAACCTAGAAAGGTTATTCTATATACTTTTATTGCTTAGTTTATGATACTTACTTTATATGCTATATTTCTAAAACGAAATGTACTTTTCACTTTCTAGAGAGGAAGGCCTTTAGAAACTTCTACTTCTGAATACTAAAATGAAAGCGTGGAGGATTTGAAGAATATACCACTGGATGTTCTGATGGACGGAGAAGTCTTTTAGTATGTTGCATTAAATTAAATATGGCTACTTTCTTAGTTATCTAAACATTCTGTTAACCTTTTAAATTCTTTGCTTAAGTACAATGATTACATTtttgttgtttttggttagttatATTTAAGTTATTGCCAAATCATTTTACCGATGCTTCGTCTTTAGATATATATCTGCTCATATTATCCGATCAAAAGTTTCCATTGAGATTTTATCTCATGGATATAGACAAACAAGCATATTCTGTCTTTTAATTTCTTGTTATGGAAAGATGTTGCAACTAGTATACTCAAACAACTAGCatatttttcaattctttcctcAAGGCTAATGGTGTGATACTACAATTTGCTAAGAGTTAAGATGACATTTCAGAGTGATTGATGAACTAAAAACAAGCCTGCACTTAAACAGAAAATATCCCTATCTAATCATGCGTTAAATAATTCATCTGAAACTCAAAAATGTTTGAGGAAACAAAAACGAAGAAATTCAACAATTACTCATTACGGCCACTACAACAAAATTGGCCCATGGCAACACcagtggcggacccaggattttgtgcaagcgagttcaatcttagaagtacataactttaatcgtaaaatagtagttgtcaagtgggttcaaataaaatatttatacaaaatttatgcaGTTTTAATcgtaatttatacatatatacagtattattttTTGACGAAGCGGGTTCAGTTAAACTCGCTTTCCACCATATGGGTCCGCCACTGCTCAACACCATTTATGTACTACGCTTGAAAATTGTTGCCAAAAATATCTATGGGCATGCTTTTACAAGGGTGACCTTTATTAAGAGTTTTATGCAATGCATTTTAGGTAACACTCGTAAAACGTGTTCTTTATGTATAAAGACTACACACTGTATACGTTGCCTAATGTAAAATCTTTTGAGAACGCTCATCCACATATGAAGCTACACTTTACTAGTATTACTTTTGGTATATTTAAAAGCAACACCGTCCAAACTTGGTGTAAAAGTTTTACGAAATTCATACAAAACTTTCCCACTTAAACGTGGTGTAAAATTATTTCTTTCTTTTATAAGGTTTTTGTTGTGTGAAGAATGGTGACCTTGACATCAAAGGTGCAAAATAGATTTTTCCGACCATTATACAGTCGTTGTTTAGGATCGATCATCTTTTACTGATTTGGAAACACTTAACCGTATCATTTTCGTACTCTTCCAAGGTGCAATGAATTTTCTCCCTTAGGTATATGCCCCAACAATTAGTGCTTTCATGTATTTGAATCCCTTTAACTTTATAGTATTCATTTGACATTATATATTTGGAACTGACACAGATATAAATTTTTTACATTATTAGTAGGCTAAAACAAATGATGCATCTTTGTTTGTCTCAATTGTAGGTATGGCAAATCAAAGCTACTGATGAGAACAAATAAAATACAAATGGGAAACTTAAGGTCCAGAAACATTCAGAAGTTTCTGCTGGTTTGAACAAGGAAAGCTTACGTGCGGCTTAAATTAATGTGGAGGTCAAGCTTACAAAAACGTATCACTTGCAAAATCAGGAGATGATGCAAATGGACTTAAACCGGCCATGTATCAGAAAAGTTACATGTAGCTAAGGGGATAGCAAATGAGGTTTCTAATAGATGCTAGCTTTAGCTGATTGATGTGTTTAAAATATTATCATGATACATATATTCATTTTTTTAAGGTCATTGTTAGGACGCACCTTTGAACAATTTATTGTATTTTagaaatgatatatatatatatatatattggaagtTCATAGCAAGTGTACGCATGAATTGTTTTTGGTTATTTGTTATTTGTTATTTGATGCAGTGGGTTGTTCTAGTGGTGAACACACTCCACTttcaatcaagaggttgtgagttcgagtcactccaagagcaaggtggggagttcttggatggagggagctgagggtctatcggaaacagcctctctacctcagggtaggggtaaggtctgcgtacacactaccctccctataccccactagtgggattgtactgggttgttgttgttgttgttgttatttgatGTAGTGTTTGAGATCTTTATACTTTAAAAATAATCACAAAATATATGATAATATTATATATGTTTGGTAATAAATATGATTaccgaatatattataaaaattatttttataagaAAGGTAGCACTTTACAAGGGTTCCTACAGAAGCCACACATGAAAAGGGTTCCTACAAGGGTATGTACAAGCATGGCTTATGTACCGCATATGCCATACTTTTGAAGCGTAGCTTCTAAAGCAATACTTGTAAAGCGTGGCCTTAGGAAAAATATTACGCTCGTTTAGGCCACCCTACAAAGCATTGTCTAAAGTGAAAAGTGTTGCCTTTGATTAAATGCCACATTTTTTGGTAGTTTAGGCCACACTTTTCAAGAGTGGTTAAATGTCTAAAATGTTGTATTGCGGATATTATCATTTCCAACAAAGTCTAATTTAAACTAAACAATATGACATAGACATTAATCGTCCTACTTGGCACCTAATCTTCAACATATTGGAGTATTAAGAGTGAAAGAGAGATGAACTAGACTTACTCGCCGCAACCAACAAAACCAGCAGCTTCCCCCCCTATTGACCATTCATTCAAGCTTAGATCTAATTTCTCTTCCAAACCCCACCAGATTTCGTTGTCCAATagttgaaaaactcattttcctTATATATACCCGTCTTTCATGAATGAGAAGCATATAGGACTCAAATTTAACATCGTTAACCAGCAATTTTGGatgatttttctttatttgttgaATCCTTTTTCTTCTCAGTTCGTGGATATCCTTACTAAAATTTTTTCCGATCGTTCTCATCAGCTTCATTGTTTGGGGAGTTTCTTATAAAATTTGACGTCGGTCGCCAGAAAATGTTGGTTTGCCGCGAAAAATGAAGTCGCCAATGAACTGGTAAAGGTACAGAAAAGCTACCTGAGACCTTTCAGAAGTAACTAGTTTACTTTGTTTAATGGGAAAGACAAGTTCATGCAGAATAGTGATAAGCTTTACATATGTATCTATATTTAAATTAACTTATTATTGGTGTAGGTTTATTTTTAAGAATATGTTAAGTAAGTTATGTTGATAATGTTTTTACTAATTGAAAGAAATTAACATTAAAAGGGGCAAATCTGTCaaattgtattttatttatatttattttaaatgagtttaaagaatggttacaagaaaatcaaaataagagAGGTAGGCGTAATATTGTAAATCACAAGGGAAGTCAGTGTGATAGGGCGAAACCTGGAGGGAAGTCTCTGAAATTATCCGATAATTTTATTAGTGAAGTAACTTAAAACAAATTGGAATCTTTTAACAAAGTAAACTGAAATATTCCAACATAGAAAGAATATAACGAAGTATCACTTGGACCAAAATCAACATTATTTTGTGGTGAAAATATAATCTTAGCTAGGCTTGCTACAGAACGTTAAGCCCGTGGGTGAAAATAGCAGCAAAAACATTCATTCGAGCTTTAGGCAAAGACAAGCCAATCTCTAAATCTTCATCTGAGTCTTTAGACTTGCTGAGGGACATCGATACGCCATCACCATTGTCAATAGAAACGAACTCTAATTTTTCTGGCCTTCCCCAACCAAAATCAGCAGCATATAAGTCAAGCTTTGGTGATCCAGCAACTGAAAGCAACCGTTTCGCGTTTACGGTGCTAAATTCTTTAAACCACTTACCATTCAAGATCCATTCCTCATCCTTAATCCTTTTTTGAATGGGTTCTCCAATTAATTCCACAGCAATTGTAAAACCTTCCTTTCCAACTAAGTCAGCATGTCTTGTTCTTGCAATGTACGCCATTAGACAATTACCGAAATAAGATGGATGAATTGGTGGTTTGAATCGCGCTCTGCAATCTGCTACACATACGAAGAATTCCATTTCATTTTCGTCTATCTCTTTCCCTATTGTAGCGCCCTCTGATTTTATTAAACAAGTCCATACATAAGCACACGTTACTGTAAAAGATGTTACATGAGTTAGGTTTGGTCGCCTTGATAATATTAAATTCTTGAGCTTCCTGATGTCATCACGTGTTATAATAAAAGTGGCTCGAACCTTATGAGGAGGAATCACAATGTGATCACATATCTCAAGCTTAATATTCTTCATGACATCCCAATAAGACATCCTTAGTCCATGAGGGTCTTTGATTACGGACCTATCATAATATGGAATGAACTCTTTAGCTAAGAATTGTTCATCTCCGCCGAATTTATTGAGCGAAGCCCATGCTTTTGTGAACCCTGCAAAGCTAGCACCATCACCAGCGACATGATGGTGAGTTGAACCAATGGATATGCCATGATTCGGAAAAAGTGTCACTTGAATGGCCAAGAGCGGGGCTAATAGTACCCCGGGTGCATGCTTAGCGTCTGCCAACTGAGGAACAAAGGGATAAAATTCCTTCGCATTTCGTGGATGATTTCCTACAAGGAAATCAAAATCCATATAAGACTCAGAAAAAATAACAGATACAGAATCCCCAGTTAAATAACGCAACTCAGGGTAACCGCTCAAATCTAGTGGACAAACAACATTGCCTGCTAGGGATATATAGTGTTTGAGAGTGAGGGAGAGCGAATTTGTAAGACTAGGAATAATGGTTTGGACGAATGTGGTTTTGGAAATAGGGAACTTGTAGAACAGAATCCGCCGCATACGATGGAAATTTAACCATTGAAAATCAAAATATGTAAGAGGGAGTGTGAGTTCAGCTACACTGCCCGGAGATGGTGCAACTTGACATTGCTCAATCACTAAAGCCATTGCGTTTTTATTTAAGAGAGCATTCAAAAATGCTAAAGGCAAGAGTAATATATTGTAGAAGAAGAGTTGATGTATTAATTGTTCATAGTATGGCTATGTTAAAGAGGTTTTATTTATATAGTCGAGAGTCGAGGAGACCTTATAGCAGTGGCGCGGATGTAGCATTATAGTTACGGGTTCAATTGAAACTATAACTTTCGCGTTTGAATATAAATTTATGTGagaattcattaaaattataaCAAATAGAAGATATGAACTTATTAAATATAATGACTTATTTGCTAAGAACCTTAAGCGTTGAatgcataaaatttaaattccGGATCGGCACGTGCTCTGAAAAAAGGGTGCTATTGCAGAAAAAATAAAACACTGCCTTATAATGGGTTGATCGTGGGTGACCTTAATTGGCTTTGTCGAGTAAAGCCAGCTTATAAATCATGGTGTCTAATAAATTAATAGATATTCTTGATCATTGCTCCATCATCTTGTGTATTTTGAAATTAAACTGGTGGACATGTATGTCCAATATGGCAATTAAGAAATTGCCTGTGCTACGGCTACCTACATCCATATTCAAATAGCTTAAATAATATAAACAGTTAATTATATATCACATGCGTCACATGGATGTTGTATATAAACAGCTAGTGCAGGCAATCTTGCTGCGTCCAATTCAATAtatgtttatgaaaaatataagagGGGGTAACTTATTCCAGTTTTGAACTTTAGTCGATTATTTTAAGAGTTAGTAATCTAACTATTATTTTCAGATAAGAATGGTTAAGTAAAACAGGTATattaatttgttttaaaataaattacaCCAGACAAATTTTATATTGGTTCGGCAAGCTTACATCCAATTCCCTTAGGGTACTTGGGAATTATATCTGGACCAGTTTGAGTTTTGTGTTTGAGTACAACTTCGGGTGATTTTCCTGGGTCACTACCAAATAGTTAGTTTTGACTCGCTCACCAATAATGATCCTTTCATTTTCACCTATTCACCAAAGAAACGATAACCCAAACAACTCTACGTTTCTTTTTTCTCACTTTTCTTTGGCAAATTGTTAATAACCAGAAATTGAGAGGAAAATAAGTTGAAAGAATTAGGGCTTATTTAATGGGAAAAAAAATGAGCTCCTCATTATGAATAAATTAAAATCAGGAAAATTGAAATCACTATGAGCCCGTTTGGACGAGCTTATTTTAAGTGACTTTTAAGTCAAAATAGTTTTTAAGCCATAAGTTAGGAATTTTAGCTTTTTACTTGTTTTTGTAATTTTAGCTTAACAATAAgtgcttaaaagtacttttttactCTATCCAAACACTACAAAATGGCTTAAAAGTTATTTTGGAAAGCTTGGGATTTTTTCGTtcatatacactatttgaaaccttattacaaATAATGTCCATATTTTTGAATTTACGCGACCTAAACACGGTTTAGCTACATAATTTATACATTTGTTTAAATTAGAATTCTTTCTACGATAGTCTTCCTTATTTAGACGCGGGATTTTGGGTTCGCTTAGAGATTTTACTGACGCAATCATCGCACCATAACCAAGGCAATATATTTGTAGAATCCTTCCATTACGCATATTTTCAACGGTTATCATCACATCATAATCAAGGCAACATATCTTTAGTATCCTTCTATTCTATGGTTTTCTCTGGTTTTCCATAAACAAAGGTTTTGAACAAAACAATCGTAAACAATTagctacaattgaattgaatttcgCGACATAATGTCAAAATTAGCGATTATGCTTAACCTCAATGGTCGGTGGGATAGCGTTGGAAGATACAAAGATTTTGATATTGATGGAATTGTAATTAATGACGATTCAAATTATAGTCAATTGAATTCCACAATTGCAAAGCATCTAATGATCGATACCTCCGCAAAGATCATCGAAATCAAATACACTGTCAATGAACGTTGTCCTCCAATGGAAATTCGAAGCGATATGGGAGTTCAAGTGTATATGGAGACGAAAAAGGATAACAAAAACTTAGAAATATATCCGCTGTGTATAACAATGCGTGATTTCGATTTGGAATGCAATATGTCGAATGCGAGCACAATTGCAGGTTTGCTCTGTTTTTCCAGTGATGATGTTTTTTCAATTTCAAGTGTTTTATAATTTTACTACAAATTATCTACAATTTTACTACATAACAAATATAGTTCAACTGTTATGTCTCTGCAAGCATTCTGTCAAATACTGAACACATGAATATACAAAGGTCTGAATTGCTATACTTTTAATTGAGTGCAGGTTCTTCTGATTATCGTAATACTAACGTGGTACAATTGTCAAGCAATTTTAATACAATTGGAGAAGTATCAGGAATAATGAAGTTGATTGATATGCAAACATCTCCGGCAATTATGGAATATGAAAGTATCATCATAACAGAACATACGCCAAATGTAATTGAAGTAAGT
The DNA window shown above is from Nicotiana tomentosiformis chromosome 8, ASM39032v3, whole genome shotgun sequence and carries:
- the LOC104085798 gene encoding phenolic glucoside malonyltransferase 1-like, encoding MALVIEQCQVAPSPGSVAELTLPLTYFDFQWLNFHRMRRILFYKFPISKTTFVQTIIPSLTNSLSLTLKHYISLAGNVVCPLDLSGYPELRYLTGDSVSVIFSESYMDFDFLVGNHPRNAKEFYPFVPQLADAKHAPGVLLAPLLAIQVTLFPNHGISIGSTHHHVAGDGASFAGFTKAWASLNKFGGDEQFLAKEFIPYYDRSVIKDPHGLRMSYWDVMKNIKLEICDHIVIPPHKVRATFIITRDDIRKLKNLILSRRPNLTHVTSFTVTCAYVWTCLIKSEGATIGKEIDENEMEFFVCVADCRARFKPPIHPSYFGNCLMAYIARTRHADLVGKEGFTIAVELIGEPIQKRIKDEEWILNGKWFKEFSTVNAKRLLSVAGSPKLDLYAADFGWGRPEKLEFVSIDNGDGVSMSLSKSKDSDEDLEIGLSLPKARMNVFAAIFTHGLNVL